agagagagagagagagagagagagagagagagagagagagagagagagagagagagagagagagagagagagagagagagagagagagagagagagagagagagagagagagagagggagacagagcgagagacagagagacagagacagttagagagagagagagagacagggagacagagagacagagagagacagggagagagagagagagagagagagagagagagagagagagagagagagagagagagagagagagagagagagagagagagagagagagagagagagagagagagagagagagacagggagacagagagagagagacagagagacagagacaggtagagagagagagtcgcggaccctggcgaaacgcaatggtaatgggtgccccaccacttccggtgtcgtaggagaaatacccagactagttggaaagttgatcagtcgggctccaacctgcgaccagtacgcttaccccgtcgcgacattgaaaaacgcttaaggtaatggtaaactcccctcctgcaggagactttgccctcatcctcacacacttagcacttcctgtaggggacgttaatggtttgtctaaccacataatgacccgctgcagtctcacaacgagagtgacttcactctttcttgacccgaacacagaaaaagccaggtgcagtcccgtgtcttttccatgcatttcttacaaacaccacttaagaccttcctgtaggggagtcaatgggtttgtctaaccacataatggcccagagcactctctcccgacgaggggaagctccatccagctcccaaaacaacataacaggctgtgttgccttctcctctacacactaactcacgatcaactcttttactccttcctcactcttctattttcttactctatcacttactctaccacttactctcacactactctcatctttcccgaccacttaccttaacccccgaggactggagcgacgcgctccaattacctccgacacgcgccataacttccgggaaattccccgaaaaaaacttgaggacgggagcgacgcgcgccacctgtcagctgtcagacacctgtccttccatttcttacaacaacacaactctttcttaaccacaacacacagaaagctccccaaaaccacgaggactggagcgacgcgatccactttcctccaacacctgtcataacatccgggaaattccccggaaaaaacttgaggacgggagcgacgcgtGGCACTCAACCTGAGCGCCATCTGGCGGtgccgcgcgtcgctctagtcctcaacttcactactgatAGTATGAGAATGCAAGATGACCTaggcaaactgcaggaatggtccaacaaatggctacttaagttcaatccaagtaaatgtaaggtaatgaaactaggaggaggaaataggaggccagacactggacactgaatgaagtccttcatgaaacaaacagcgaaaaagatctaggagttgatatcacgccaaacctgtctcctgaaacccacatcaaaagaataacatcaacaGATAATAATATCAAAAGACAATaacattaattttactacgttttaTTAAAAACTAACTCAAGATTACTAAAGTATTAGTTAGTAGAGTTAGTAGATTATAATACATAGTACAAGAATAGTTTCTTAAAGTACTAAGTGTTAGTAtataagtgttggaaatttccaacataactctggtGCGTGAAATTACATGTCACTGTTCATGGTTAAGTACTGACGTGCCTATTACTCTTCCCTGAAGTTATATTCATTATGTTAGTAagttagtacattagtatgtacAATATGGATGTATGGTATCTGTGAAACAGATGAGACAATATGTCTTTATGGGAACATAAATCAGTATTTAGATATTAAACATTAGGTCATCTAAAGTCAAGAAATCTACAGCAAATTCAACGCTCAGTGTCGCAATGACTTGTACTGGTTAAGTGACTTCGTCATTGAATCATTGCTGCAGACTCAGGAAATCTCCTTAACATCAGAAAGCTGTCATATGCAATTATGCAGAATCATTGTACTGTTTGAGTTTCAATTTGCATTGTTTAGCTGCCCTTCTAGATGGACGAGTGCTCATGTTAGTAGAATTACTGTTTTCTGGAACTTGTTGGGTATTTACATCGGAAGAACTCTCATGTTCAGCTAATTCCAGGGGAACTAATTTCTCTAGAGTTTTTAGGGTGACGACACTGGACCCTAACTATTCTTAATACACCATGGTGATCAGGATGaacagcaacaattttgcctataggccaggcAAGATCGACATGCTGCAAACCTATGAAAGGCTTGTAGGAAAGCTTctacactcatgtcagaagtaacATGTACACCTCGTGTGGTTGCACGCGTGAAGAGGCATATATAGGACTTCACCAAAATCTTGTCCGGAGTGCCCGTTAAAATAAGAGCTCCTGTGTAATCTACACCAGTggcctcaaagggacgaagatgcacAACTCGTTCTTTAGGTAGTGGTGGAAGTCCtgagtaaggacacactcgagcatcataCCTTCTGCAGATCACACAATATTTAATAATAGATTTGACAGTTTAACGACCTTGGGGAAGTCAAAACTTCTGTCGTAAAtcagtgagagtgtctaacacttcaCCATGCAATGTGCCATGATCATGGTAATGTAATACTaagagtttagttatgatgtggtgacgaggaagAAGCAAAGGATTTTTTGCTTCTAAATCAATTTCTacatgaagcagacgtcctccacatcttaaaaTATTGTTACAATCAGAATCAAACTAAATGCCTAGAGACTTCACTAGTTTGTTTGGAAGATGTTAATAATTTCTCCCATAGGTCTCCATTTGGGCTTGTTTGATCCAGTATTTGAGGGGACTAGGGAATTGATATTTAATTCCTATCTTGTTAGAGAAATCAAACACAACTTGAGTAATTTACCTAAGCTAGAATAATGATTAGGATGAACAGCTAAAGATCGAGGGGGTTCAGGGTCAACAGTAGGgacagtgatattggtcactatgagttgtggcttctgtttgggccactgaccaaccATTTGGGTCCTTTAACCCACATCTTGGTTTTAACTAATTGTTTCAAGGTTAATCCTCTTGATAGGTAGTCAGCTGGATTGTCCTTGGTGGGGACATGCCTCAATTTATAATTAGCTGACAGCTCTCGAATTTCCCTAACTCAATTACTAATATAGGGAgttttgttattattgttttttACCCATTGTAGGATTGCCtttttgtctgaccacactactatctcACCAAAGATAGATAACACTCAATAAagaatattattgagtgtcttggtctggCAATGAGCTTGTCGTACACCTACTAACAAAGTTAACTCTATTTGGGGTAGTGACCTCTTCTTAATTGGGGGCCACTCTAGCCTTAGAAGTAAGTAAAATAGATTGCTTGGTGTTTACTAAATAGCCTACTGCACCATATGCTTTGCATGAGGCATCGCAAAACActtgcaaatttgtgggtaaatttAGTCCTAAAGCATTACGAGGGAATTTTAGAATACCAAGTTTATTGAAATCCATCGTTAGTTGCTGCCGTTTATCTTTCAGAGCATTAGGTAACAGATCATCCCAATCCATGTTagtttgccagcactcctgcatgaggagtttacCCTTAATTAAAATAGGGCTAAGTAAGCCTAAATGGTCAAATGGTTTACTgatatacgagagtaattttctcatggttaaGGGAGAAGTATTAGTTTCCACAGACCAGACTTAATATTTAGTTTGTCAGTGGAAGTATTCCATTCCATGCCAAAAACTTTCAAATTATAAGGCACTTTGTACCCTGGAAATTCACTTTCTATTAGCTGATTCAGCTGTTGATCATTTGATGCCCATGGttgtagaggcatattggctcccagtAACTCGCGGTTAGCCTCATGATAAATTTAAATATACTTGGTTTTATTATTAATCGTTCCCTGGAAGTTATCAACAAATAAGTAGTTACTAATTTCAGTCTTGTATGGACAATCAGATTTCTTCAAATGGATGTCCAAGGTTGCTTGGAGTACAAATGGTGAAGAAGTAACACCGAATAAGACCGAGGCGAACCTATAGATGATGATTTCATTATTACGATCATTAGGATCCTTCATCCAGAGAAATGTTGTAAAATAACGGTCTTCCTCTTGTAGACCTACTCTTAAGAAAGCCTTACTAATTTCGGCCGTATAGGTGTAAGTTCTTAATCGAAACCATAATAGTACGTCATTGAGTCTTTGAGTTAGACTTGGGCCAGTTTGTAGGCAATCATTGAGTGATGCACTATTTGCCTTTACTTTGACACTACAATTAAATACAATTTCAATAGGTGCAGTAGCCGAATCTTTCAAGATGGCATGATGAGGCAAATAATGCCCTAGTTTGGTATCATCATGTTCAACAACCTGAATAAATTTGTTTGCAAGCTGTTGTTGTATCAACTCGTGATACAGTTGTAATTTATCTGGTTGTTTATTCAATCTAGCTATCTGTGAATTTAATTGGTTTAATGCCATGAAGTGATTAACGGGTAGCTGTGGGTGATTGAGCTTCCATGGCAATGTAACCCAATATTGGTTATCTTGATAG
This genomic stretch from Procambarus clarkii isolate CNS0578487 unplaced genomic scaffold, FALCON_Pclarkii_2.0 HiC_scaffold_106, whole genome shotgun sequence harbors:
- the LOC138360296 gene encoding uncharacterized protein, whose protein sequence is MALNQLNSQIARLNKQPDKLQLYHELIQQQLANKFIQVVEHDDTKLGHYLPHHAILKDSATAPIEIVFNCSVKVKANSASLNDCLQTGPSLTQRLNDVLLWFRLRTYTYTAEISKAFLRVGLQEEDRYFTTFLWMKDPNDRNNEIIIYRFASVLFGVTSSPFVLQATLDIHLKKSDCPYKTEISNYLFVDNFQGTINNKTKYI